A genomic region of Arachis hypogaea cultivar Tifrunner chromosome 5, arahy.Tifrunner.gnm2.J5K5, whole genome shotgun sequence contains the following coding sequences:
- the LOC112800694 gene encoding uncharacterized protein gives MEASSRMLLLSPVSASKIRFNDSLRRPNKLVSTKIVSMAKDSSDSSSNNNGIVEKAAIVGGLISTPVIGWSLYTLKTTGCGLPPGPGGSIGALEGVSYLVVVGIVGWSLYTKAKTGSGLPNGPFGLLGAVEGFSYLSLVAILLVFGLQYLDQGYIPGPLPADQCFG, from the coding sequence ATGGAAGCCTCCTCAAGAATGTTACTACTGTCTCCAGTATCGGCCTCCAAAATTCGCTTCAATGATTCACTCAGAAGGCCTAACAAGTTAGTATCGACGAAGATAGTGAGTATGGCAAAGGATAGCAGCgacagcagcagcaacaacaacggAATCGTGGAGAAAGCAGCCATAGTTGGAGGTTTAATCTCAACCCCAGTGATAGGGTGGTCCCTCTACACACTGAAGACCACCGGGTGCGGCCTCCCTCCTGGTCCAGGTGGCTCTATTGGCGCACTTGAAGGCGTAAGCTATCTTGTTGTTGTGGGAATAGTGGGTTGGTCTTTGTACACTAAGGCCAAGACCGGTTCTGGTCTTCCCAATGGTCCTTTTGGGCTGTTGGGTGCTGTTGAGGGCTTCTCCTATTTGTCACTTGTTGCCATTCTTCTTGTCTTTGGTTTACAGTACCTTGACCAAGGTTACATCCCTGGTCCTCTCCCTGCTGATCAGTGCTTTGGCTAG